In Juglans regia cultivar Chandler chromosome 13, Walnut 2.0, whole genome shotgun sequence, the following proteins share a genomic window:
- the LOC108988340 gene encoding filament-like plant protein 3, producing MEKRKWLWKRKSSDKSPGESESSGSVSSPSERYSDDPEVFKSSPNHNTQSPELTSKSMASAEEVSDASSKKETHDSVKRLTEKLSAALVNVSAKEDLVKQHAKVAEEAVAGWEKAEDEVIVLKQQLESAIQQNSVLEDRVSHLDGALKELVRQLRQARDEQGQKIHEAVMMKTREWETTKLQLETQLLELQGNTDAGKPGSCAIVDPDLYHKLEYLEKENSALKLELQSQSEELEIRTIERDLSTQAAEMASKQHLESIKKVAKLEAECRRLRSMPCKSSSVNDHKSTTASSIYVESLIDSQSENGERLSLGEIDTRKMCSSDPNKCEHSCSDSWASALIAELDQFKNGKTAKRNIQASSVQMDLMDDFLEMERLAALPETKNGSHGLTPVVSHQSIDEDSSLRTELEAMTGRIAELEEKLGKAEAQKAELETTLITSQEAIEASQLQLREAEAQKAELETTLITSQETIEASQLQLREAEAQKAELETTLITTQEAILASQLQLREAEAQKAELETTLITSQEAIEASQLQLREAELKLEELQMELNIAKETKQAVETRLIDMEAEARTMHAKVDSIEVEVQKERALSKEIAVQCRELEEELSMKRQEIELQKTASSNSELKIKQEDLAVAAGKLAECQKTIASLGNQLKSLATLEDFLIDTANIPELSAGASVIPKADEELWKLHCNETFSPKRDSDSSRVADEISGSSINKIEGNSPPSSSSETSAAALSNHVSYEKNRNGFAKFFSRTKSGIRLEI from the exons ATGGAAAAGAGGAAATGGTTGTGGAAGAGGAAGTCTTCTGACAAAAGCCCCGGTGAAAGTGAGAGTTCAGGTTCTGTATCTTCGCCTTCGGAGAGATACTCCGATGATCCG GAGGTATTCAAGTCATCTCCTAATCACAATACTCAATCACCCGAACTCACATCCAAGTCTATGGCAAGTGCTGAAGAAGTTAGTGATGCTTCATCAAAGAAAGAGACTCATGATAGTGTAAAACGCCTAACAGAGAAGTTATCAGCTGCTTTAGTTAATGTTAGTGCCAAAGAAGATTTGGTAAAGCAGCATGCAAAAGTTGCAGAAGAAGCTGTTGCAG GTTGGGAGAAGGCTGAAGACGAGGTGATTGTTCTAAAGCAACAACTCGAGTCTGCAATTCAACAAAACTCAGTACTTGAAGATCGGGTGAGCCATCTTGATGGGGCCCTTAAAGAACTAGTTCGGCAGCTAAGACAAGCAAGGGATGAGCAGGGGCAAAAGATCCATGAAGCTGTGATGATGAAAACTCGTGAGTGGGAAACGACCAAACTCCAACTTGAGACCCAGCTTCTCGAGCTCCAGGGCAACACTGACGCGGGTAAACCTGGATCTTGTGCTATTGTTGATCCAGATCTTTACCACAAACTTGAGTATTTGGAGAAAGAGAACTCTGCTCTCAAACTTGAGCTCCAGTCGCAGTCTGAGGAGTTGGAAATCAGGACAATCGAGAGAGACTTGAGTACCCAAGCAGCTGAGATGGCCAGCAAGCAACATTTAGAGAGCATAAAGAAGGTGGCCAAGCTTGAGGCTGAGTGTCGGAGGCTCAGATCAATGCCTTGCAAATCCTCCTCAGTTAATGATCATAAATCCACCACTGCCTCCTCAATTTATGTTGAATCTCTCATTGATAGTCAGTCAGAGAATGGCGAGAGGCTCAGCTTGGGAGAAATTGATACCCGCAAGATGTGTAGCTCAGATCCAAATAAGTGTGAGCATAGTTGCTCAGACTCATGGGCATCTGCCCTAATTGCCGAGCTTGATCAGTTCAAAAATGGAAAGACTGCTAAAAGAAATATCCAAGCCTCTTCTGTTCAAATGGATCTTATGGATGATTTTCTTGAGATGGAGCGACTTGCTGCACTGCCTGAAACCAAGAACGGAAGCCATGGCCTCACACCAGTGGTTTCCCATCAATCCATCGATGAAGACAGCTCCCTGAGAACTGAACTTGAAGCCATGACTGGTCGGATAGCTGAATTAGAAGAGAAGCTAGGGAAGGCGGAAGCACAGAAAGCTGAATTGGAGACTACTCTAATCACAAGTCAAGAAGCTATTGAGGCATCCCAACTTCAGCTGAGGGAAGCAGAGGCACAGAAAGCTGAACTGGAGACTACTCTAATCACAAGTCAAGAAACTATCGAGGCATCCCAACTTCAGCTGAGGGAAGCAGAGGCACAGAAAGCTGAACTGGAGACTACTCTAATCACAACTCAAGAAGCTATTTTAGCATCCCAACTTCAGCTGAGGGAAGCAGAGGCACAGAAAGCTGAACTGGAGACTACTCTAATCACAAGTCAAGAAGCTATCGAGGCATCCCAACTTCAGCTGAGGGAAGCAGAGCTGAAATTGGAGGAGTTGCAAATGGAGCTAAATATTGCAAAAGAAACCAAGCAAGCCGTCGAGACTAGACTCATTGACATGGAAGCAGAAGCAAGGACCATGCATGCAAAAGTTGACTCTATAGAAGTAGAGGTTCAGAAAGAGAGGGCTTTGTCCAAAGAAATTGCAGTCCAGTGTCGGGAATTAGAGGAAGAGCTATCAATGAAGAGGCAGGAAATTGAACTTCAGAAAACTGCAAGCTCAAATAGTGAATTGAAGATAAAGCAG GAGGATCTAGCTGTAGCTGCTGGAAAACTTGCTGAGTGCCAGAAAACAATAGCATCTCTTGGGAATCAACTGAAATCTCTAGCAACACTGGAGGACTTCTTGATTGACACTGCCAACATACCAGAGCTTTCTGCAGGTGCATCAGTGATTCCTAAAGCTGATGAAGAATTGTGGAAGTTGCATTGTAATGAAACATTTTCGCCTAAAAGAGACTCTGATTCTTCACGAGTTGCTGATGAGATTTCTGGTTCTTCAATAAACAAAATCGAAGGGAACTCGCCaccatcttcatcttcagaaACTTCAGCTGCTGCATTGTCAAATCATGTCAGCTATGAGAAGAACCGAAATGGTTTTGCGAAGTTTTTCTCTCGTACTAAGAGTGGGATACGACTAGAAATTTAG